The Pectobacterium sp. A5351 genome contains the following window.
CGTGATTTGTAAGTGGTGCGCAGCGCTTCAATATCACGCTCTTTATCGGAACCATGAATCAGCATCAGCGCTTTGCTGTTTTCCCGGGCAACAACCCCATCGTTCCCCAGCCATTGCCCTTTGGCATCAAATACCGTCAGCCCCTCTTTAAAGCGTGGCGTCACCTCGCCATCCAGAAACGCTTTCCACTCGGCATCGGAAATCACCGGGCCAGCAGGACGATTCAAACCAAAATACAGCGTGGTCTGTACCTGCTTGTCGCCAATCTTACACGCCTCAGCGACCGGTGCAACGGCAACCGCGGTGGATGAGCGCGGTAGCGAACTGCAACCGCTTGCCAGCAATGCGCCTAACAACAACGATACCGCGATAACATTCTGCTTTTTCTGCTTCATCAATCGTTCTCTCATCCGTGGTTACGCCTTCTCAGGGGGGAATTCCCCCTGAAAGCCAACGTGCAATGATCAGGCCTGATTCTGTCGCCACCATTCGGACAGCAAAATGCCCGTTGCGACCGAAATATTCAGACTTTCAACCTTACCAGTACCGCCGATAGAGACTTTCACATCCCCCTGTTGCCAGGCGCTATCAGACAGACCATCCCCTTCCTGCCCCAGCACGATCACGGTTTTCGCCGGAAGCGTCGCCTGCGACAATGCCGTGCCTTTATGACTGGATGTGGTCACGATGGTGTAGCCAGCGCGACGGAATTCCGCCAGCACGGACAGGAAATCGTCAGCGTTAATCGCTTTAACGTGTTCCGCCCCGCCTTCTGCCGTACGCACGGCCGCACCGGATTCCAGCAGCGCCGCATCCTGCACCAGAATACCTTTTACGCCGAAATGCGCGCAGCTGCGCATAATGCCGCCGAGGTTGTGCGGGTTACCCACATCTTCCAGCGCCAGTACACAGTCGTGCTCACCCGCTGTTTTCAGGTACTCACGCACATCCATGCCCTGACGCTTTTTAATCAGGAAGCAGACGCCGCCGTGGTGTTCAGTACCGGAGGCCTTAATCAGCTCTTCCTCTTCCACAACGTGGTAAGCCTTGCGGTTTGCCGCCATCCAGCGCAGTGCATCGCGGAAACGCGGCGTCACTTCTTGCAGGAACCAGGCGCGAACAATCACCTCAGAACGGTTTTTAAACAGCGCCTGACAGGCATTCTCGCCGTAAACACGTGTTTCTTCCTGACGCTGGCGACGCAGTTGCTCAGGATCGATCTGGCTTTTGCCCGTAATACCGCCGTGATCCGGCGTTTCGCTGTCGCCCGGCGCACGAGACACGGTTTTCCACGGGGATTCATACCCCCCAGTTTCTTCACCACGCGGACGACGAGGACGATCGCCGCTGCGTTCGTTACGATCTTTATTGCCCCACGGCGTTTTATTACTCTCGCCGTCGCGGGACGGATTTTCCCGGGCATAGCGCGGGTTAACGTCGCGCGGATGCTTCGGCTTTTCACGCGGATCTCGTGAACCGCCGCCATCACGCCGATCGCCACGACGAGCTTTGTCAACTGGGCGCTTGTTTTTATTCTCTTTCTCGCCCTCATCATCACTGCGGACGTACATCACACGGACTTTGCCGCTTTTACTATTGAATGAATCGCTCATTGTTTTCTCCACCTACGCGCTGGGCGCGAAGATTACCTTATGTACACCCGCTTAGCCACACGCTTGTGGTAAAAGAGCGCTAACAGTCAGAAGCTATTGTAGCTATTGGGCAAACCACGTTGTTGCCATCATGTCTCCCCATCATAATTTATTCACTTTTAAGCAACATGCCGTTGACTTTCCAATGCCGTATTACGCGCATTTTATCAGCGACATCTCTATTTTAGCCCTTTTATCTGAGGCCCTGTTATGAATACGGTATGTGGATCTTGCCAAACAACCAATCGCTTGCCAGAAGCGCGTGTTGATGACCACGCCAAGTGTGGCCGTTGCGGAGAAACCTTATTCAGCGGCGAAATTATCAATGCTACAGAAGCAACGCTGGATAAGTTGCTACAGGACGATCTGCCGGTTGTCATCGATTTCTGGGCACCCTGGTGTGGCCCCTGCGTCAACTTCGCCCCTGTATTTGAAAGCGTCGCACAGGAGCGCAGCGGGAAAGTTCGCTTTATTAAGGTCAATACCGAAGCCGAACCGGCACTCAGCACGCGTTTCCGTATTCGTAGCATTCCAACCCTCATGATCTTCAAACAGGGGCAAATGGTCGATATCCTCAACGGCGCGCTGCCAAAAGCACCGTTTGAGAGCTGGCTGGACGAGTCGCTGTAAAACGTTGCCGCTGTAAAACGTTATAGTGGGAACGTGGGCATAATTGCTCGCGCCTCTTTTGGTCAACCCGCCTGTCGATTAGAATGTCGCCTTTCTGAACCTGCTTCCCAATAGTGAAAACGAAGCAGGTTCGTTGCAGAATCTCATGGCGTCACCTATTTCATGATCAACCATCCTTTAATGGTCAACCGTCCTACCATGGACAATGCCGTACTCCGCCTGCGCCAGCAGCGTCTTGAGCAGTCAACTAAACCGTTCCGCGCCCGTGGCTGCCGCGTCGTACGCTGCCAGCAGTGTTTGTTGCCCGCCACCAACTGTCTGTGCCACACCATTCAGGTGCAGCCATCCCGCAGCCGCTTCTGCCTGGTGATGTTTGATACCGAGCCGTTAAAGCCGAGCAATACCGGACGTCTTATCGCCGATATTCTCCCTGAGACGCAGGCGTTTCGCTGGTCACGCACCGATCCCGATCCCGAGTTGCTTGCTACTCTGCAAAACCCGGACGTTCAGCCGTATCTGGTTTTCCTTGCCGATGCCGCGGAAGAAGGACGCCAGGTGTTTCACCAGCTTCCCGCAACGGAAAAGCCCGCCCTGTTTGTCTTGCTTGATGGTACCTGGCCGGAAGCACGTAAAATGTTCCGCAAAAGCCCTTATCTGGACAATCTGCCGATCCTGTCGCTGAATGTAGAGGCACTGTCCCGCTATCAACTGCGTGAAGCCAGCAACGCAGGACAACACTGCACCGCCGAGATTGCTATCGCTCTGCTCGCTCAGGCAGGCGACACCGTTGCGGCTGACGCGCTATCGCAGCACTTTGACCGTTTCCGGCGACACTATCTGGCGGGGAAATCGCACCACAGCGTGCGGGAAAATTTACCCATCGTCACAGCACAACCGGCAGAAAGCGTTTAGTATCAAAGGGGATTGATGTGTAAGGAGTGACGCATGAGCCAGCGCGGATTGGAAGCACTGTTACGCCCTAAGTCTATTGCCGTTCTCGGCGCATCCGAAAAGCCGGGAAGAGCCGGTTTTCTGATGATGAAAAACTTGTTGGACGGCCATTTCAGCGGCCCCGTGCTGCCTGTTACACCGAAATATCGTGCCGTTTGCGGCGTACTGGCCTATCCGACTGTCGCCAGCCTGCCTATGACACCCGACCTTGCCGTGATTTGCACCAACGCCAGCCGTAATCTGACGCTGTTAGAGGAACTGGGACAGAAAGGCTGCAAGACCGTCATCATTCTCTCCGCACCGCCGACCCAGTTCAGCGAATTAAAAACCTGCGCGGTGCGCTATCACATGCGCCTGCTTGGTCCCAACAGCCTCGGGCTACTCGCCCCCTGGCAAGGCCTGAATGCCAGTTTCTCCCCAGTCCCGATTATGAAAGGCAAACTGGCATTTATTTCGCAGTCAGCCGCTGTGTCCAACACCATATTGGACTGGGCGCAACAGCGCGGTATTGGCTTTTCCTATTTCATCGCTCTGGGCGACAGCCTGGATATTGATGTCGACGATCTGCTAGATTTTCTGGCACGCGATGGCAAAACCAGCGCGATTCTGCTGCACCTGGAACACATCAGCGATGCCCGCCGCTTCCTTTCCGCCTCTCGGAGCGCCTCCCGAAATAAACCGATATTGGTGATCAAAAGCGGGCGCAGCCAGCAGGCACAGCAACTGCTGAATGACCAACGCCACGGTCTGGATGCCGCTTATGACGCAGCCATTCAACGTGCAGGTTTGCTGCGGGTACGGGATACGCATGAGCTGTTTTCCGCAGTGGAAACCTTAAGTCACCTGCGACCGCTACGCGGTGAACGCTTGATGTTGGTGAGCAACGGTGCGTCACCGGCCGCACAGGCGCTGGATCAGCTTCTCAGCCGACAAGGCAAACTGGCACAGCTCAGCGAGGCGCCCCGTCAAGCGCTACAGGAAGCATTGCCGCAGACCGTTACTATTGGTAATCCGCTCGATCTGCGTGATGATGCGACAGCCGCTCGCTATCAGGCAGCGATTTCGGTCCTACTGGACAGTGACGACGTCGATGCGCTCTTGATCATTCACGCGCCCAGCGCTGCCGCACCTGGCACCGATAGCGCTGCGCAATTGATTACGCTCTTCCAACAGCATCCGCGTGGGAAAAGAATTACGCTGCTGACCAACTGGTGCGGCGAATTCTCCTCGCAGGAAGCGCGGCGCTTGTTTAACGACGCCGGCATTCCGACCTATCGCACGCCAGAAGGCGCGGTAACGGCATTTATGCATATCGTCGAATACCGACGTAATCAGAAACAGTTAAAGGAAACCCCAGCGCTGCCGCTGGATTTAGGCATCAACGCCAGTCAGGCACATGCGCTAATTCATCAGGCACTGTCAGATGGCGTCACCCAGCTCGATACGCATGAAGTTCAGCCAATTCTGCAAGCCTATGGTTTAAATACCTTACCCACCTGGATTGCTGGCGACAGTGCAGAAGCCGTCCATATTGCCGAGCAGATTGGCTACCCGGTCGCGATTAAGCTGAGATCGCCAGATATTCCGCATAAATCGGAAGTACAGGGCGTTATGCTATACCTGCGAACCGCCAGAGAAGTCCAGCAGGCGGCAGATGCCATTCTTGACCGGGTGAAACATACCTATCCGCAGGCGCGTATTTACGGCCTGTTGGTGCAGAGCATGGCAAATCGTGCCGGGGCGCAGGAGCTCAGGATTGCCGTCGAACAAGATCCCGTTTTCGGCCCGCTGATTATGTTGGGTGAAGGCGGCGTTGAGTGGCAAGAAAAACAGGCCGCCGTCGCCCTGCCTCCGCTGAATATGACGCTGGCTCGCTATCTGGTGCTGCAAGCTGTGAAAGGCGGTAAGATTCGTGAATACAGCGCGTTGCGCCCGCTGGATATTCCCGCGCTCAGCCGTTTGCTGGTGCAGGTTTCCAACCTGATTCTCGACTGCCCTGAAATTTCCCGGCTAGATATTCATCCCCTGCTGGCGTCCGGGGATGCGTTTACGCTGCTGGATGTCACGCTGCATCTGACGCCGTTCAGTGGCGATCCCCAGTCAAGGCTGGCAATCCGCCCCTACCCACATGAATTGGAAGAAACGGTCATCCTCAAAAATGGTGAGCATTGCCTGTTCAGACCGATTTTGCCGGAAGACGAACCGCTGCTCAGCTCGTTCATCGCAAGGGTGACGAAAGAAGACCTGTATTACCGTTATTTCAGCGAAATTAATGAATTTACTCACGAAGACTTAGCCAATATGACGCAAATTGACTACGATCGTGAGATGGCATTCGTTGCCGTACGCCAGCTCGGTGGGGAAACAGAGATTATTGGCGTGACGCGCGCGATTTCCGATCCAGATAATACGGATGCGGAATTTGCCGTGCTAGTGCGATCCGATCTAAAAGGACTGGGCCTTGGCAGACGGTTGTTGGAAAAGCTGATTGATTACGCACGGGCGCACGGTCTCTCCCGCTTGACTGGCATCACCATGCCGCATAATCAAGGCATGATCCAGCTGTCCAAAAAGCTCGGTTTTCACATCGACGTACAATTAGAAGAGGGTATTGTGACGCTGGAATTGCCGCTGAAAGACTGATCGCACGACGTGACATGGCTCTTGCCGCGGGAATTGTTATCACAAAACAGGGTCACAACAGCCGGAAAGTAATGGTATTATCGCCCATTCGGCTACTCCTTAACTTTTGATAATGACCAGAAGGTCATATACCCTAGTGCAGCTCGAAGTATGGTGGGTATAAACTGATGAGAGAAGAAACGCACTGTGATGCTGTCAAATTTTAAACGCAATAAATACCAACAGCACCTTGCACAACTGCCCAGAATCCCTCAGAACGCAGATGATGTTCAGACGTTGCATTCGCCTGAGCTTTTCCGCACGACGCTGATTAACGCCATTTTGAGCGCTAAAAAGCGCGTCTATATCGTGGCGTTGTATCTTGAACGTGACGATGGCGGCATGGGGATTCTATCTGCAATTTATGAAGCCAAACGGCAGTGTCCGGAGCTGGATGTCCGTGTTTTGGTAGACTGGCATCGTGCTCAGCGTGGCAGGATCGGCGCAGCGGCAGAAAATACCAATGCCGATTGGTATTGCGACATGGCGAAAAAACATCCAGACACGCATTTCCCTATCTATGGTATTCCAGTCAACACGCGCGAAGCATTGGGCGTGCTGCACCTGAAAGGGTTCATTATCGATGACACGGTCATCTATAGCGGAGCCAGCCTGAATGATGTTTATCTGCATCAGCATCAGAAGTACCGCTATGATCGCTATCAGTTGATCCATAATCCGGTATTGGCTGATACGATGGTGCAATACATCCAGACAATGCTGTCGGCACCGGCAGTGCAGCGGTTGGATCATACCGATCGCCCGAAGAGTCTGGAAATCAAGAACGATATCAAGCAGTTTCGCCAAACGTTGCGTACCGCCAGCTATCAGGCACCGGAGCACAGCGCGGATGCGAACGAATTAACCGTCACGCCATTGGTCGGATTAGGAAAGCAAAGCCCGCTGAACAAGACCATACATCACCTGATGTATTGCGCCGATGAGCATCTGGTCATCTGTACCCCGTATTTCAACCTGCCAGCGCTGCTGGTCAGAAATATCATCCGATTATTGCGGGATGGCAAGAAAGTAGAAATTATTATTGGCGATAAGACCGCCAATGACTTCTATATCCCAGAAGACCAGCCTTTCAAAATCATTGGCGCATTACCCTATCTCTATGAGATCAACCTGCGCCGCTTCTTGAGTCGTCTGGAACGCTACATTGAGAACCAACAGCTTGTTGTGCGCCTATGGAAAGACGGCGACAACAGTTTCCACTTGAAAGGCATGTGGGTGGATGACAAATGGCAACTGCTGACGGGGAATAACCTTAACCCGCGCGCGTGGCGCCTGGATTTGGAAAACGCCATCCTGATTCACGATCCTCAGCAGGTGTTATTACAGCAACGTCTGGACGAGCTAGATAAAATCAGAACGCATACCCACATCGTAAAAAGCTATATGGAACTGGAAAGCATCACGCAATATCCGGTGAAAGTCCGTAAGCTAATACGACGCCTGCGCCGTATTCGTATCGATCGGCTCATCAGTCGCATTCTCTAAGACTCACGCTATACTTTGAACAACCTCGGCTTCCGAGGTTTTTTATTCTCTATGGAGAAGCGCTATGCGTTTACTGTGCGTTGCCGCAATGATTTGCTGTTCTGGATGCAGTCACATCGCGCAAGATCGCTGGACAGGTCAGGATAAAGCCCA
Protein-coding sequences here:
- a CDS encoding bifunctional acetate--CoA ligase family protein/GNAT family N-acetyltransferase — its product is MSQRGLEALLRPKSIAVLGASEKPGRAGFLMMKNLLDGHFSGPVLPVTPKYRAVCGVLAYPTVASLPMTPDLAVICTNASRNLTLLEELGQKGCKTVIILSAPPTQFSELKTCAVRYHMRLLGPNSLGLLAPWQGLNASFSPVPIMKGKLAFISQSAAVSNTILDWAQQRGIGFSYFIALGDSLDIDVDDLLDFLARDGKTSAILLHLEHISDARRFLSASRSASRNKPILVIKSGRSQQAQQLLNDQRHGLDAAYDAAIQRAGLLRVRDTHELFSAVETLSHLRPLRGERLMLVSNGASPAAQALDQLLSRQGKLAQLSEAPRQALQEALPQTVTIGNPLDLRDDATAARYQAAISVLLDSDDVDALLIIHAPSAAAPGTDSAAQLITLFQQHPRGKRITLLTNWCGEFSSQEARRLFNDAGIPTYRTPEGAVTAFMHIVEYRRNQKQLKETPALPLDLGINASQAHALIHQALSDGVTQLDTHEVQPILQAYGLNTLPTWIAGDSAEAVHIAEQIGYPVAIKLRSPDIPHKSEVQGVMLYLRTAREVQQAADAILDRVKHTYPQARIYGLLVQSMANRAGAQELRIAVEQDPVFGPLIMLGEGGVEWQEKQAAVALPPLNMTLARYLVLQAVKGGKIREYSALRPLDIPALSRLLVQVSNLILDCPEISRLDIHPLLASGDAFTLLDVTLHLTPFSGDPQSRLAIRPYPHELEETVILKNGEHCLFRPILPEDEPLLSSFIARVTKEDLYYRYFSEINEFTHEDLANMTQIDYDREMAFVAVRQLGGETEIIGVTRAISDPDNTDAEFAVLVRSDLKGLGLGRRLLEKLIDYARAHGLSRLTGITMPHNQGMIQLSKKLGFHIDVQLEEGIVTLELPLKD
- a CDS encoding tRNA-uridine aminocarboxypropyltransferase, whose amino-acid sequence is MDNAVLRLRQQRLEQSTKPFRARGCRVVRCQQCLLPATNCLCHTIQVQPSRSRFCLVMFDTEPLKPSNTGRLIADILPETQAFRWSRTDPDPELLATLQNPDVQPYLVFLADAAEEGRQVFHQLPATEKPALFVLLDGTWPEARKMFRKSPYLDNLPILSLNVEALSRYQLREASNAGQHCTAEIAIALLAQAGDTVAADALSQHFDRFRRHYLAGKSHHSVRENLPIVTAQPAESV
- a CDS encoding DUF3574 domain-containing protein gives rise to the protein MKQKKQNVIAVSLLLGALLASGCSSLPRSSTAVAVAPVAEACKIGDKQVQTTLYFGLNRPAGPVISDAEWKAFLDGEVTPRFKEGLTVFDAKGQWLGNDGVVARENSKALMLIHGSDKERDIEALRTTYKSRFAQESVMRIDAPVCVAF
- the pssA gene encoding CDP-diacylglycerol--serine O-phosphatidyltransferase, encoding MLSNFKRNKYQQHLAQLPRIPQNADDVQTLHSPELFRTTLINAILSAKKRVYIVALYLERDDGGMGILSAIYEAKRQCPELDVRVLVDWHRAQRGRIGAAAENTNADWYCDMAKKHPDTHFPIYGIPVNTREALGVLHLKGFIIDDTVIYSGASLNDVYLHQHQKYRYDRYQLIHNPVLADTMVQYIQTMLSAPAVQRLDHTDRPKSLEIKNDIKQFRQTLRTASYQAPEHSADANELTVTPLVGLGKQSPLNKTIHHLMYCADEHLVICTPYFNLPALLVRNIIRLLRDGKKVEIIIGDKTANDFYIPEDQPFKIIGALPYLYEINLRRFLSRLERYIENQQLVVRLWKDGDNSFHLKGMWVDDKWQLLTGNNLNPRAWRLDLENAILIHDPQQVLLQQRLDELDKIRTHTHIVKSYMELESITQYPVKVRKLIRRLRRIRIDRLISRIL
- the trxC gene encoding thioredoxin TrxC, coding for MNTVCGSCQTTNRLPEARVDDHAKCGRCGETLFSGEIINATEATLDKLLQDDLPVVIDFWAPWCGPCVNFAPVFESVAQERSGKVRFIKVNTEAEPALSTRFRIRSIPTLMIFKQGQMVDILNGALPKAPFESWLDESL
- a CDS encoding tRNA/rRNA methyltransferase: MSDSFNSKSGKVRVMYVRSDDEGEKENKNKRPVDKARRGDRRDGGGSRDPREKPKHPRDVNPRYARENPSRDGESNKTPWGNKDRNERSGDRPRRPRGEETGGYESPWKTVSRAPGDSETPDHGGITGKSQIDPEQLRRQRQEETRVYGENACQALFKNRSEVIVRAWFLQEVTPRFRDALRWMAANRKAYHVVEEEELIKASGTEHHGGVCFLIKKRQGMDVREYLKTAGEHDCVLALEDVGNPHNLGGIMRSCAHFGVKGILVQDAALLESGAAVRTAEGGAEHVKAINADDFLSVLAEFRRAGYTIVTTSSHKGTALSQATLPAKTVIVLGQEGDGLSDSAWQQGDVKVSIGGTGKVESLNISVATGILLSEWWRQNQA